The following DNA comes from Aulosira sp. FACHB-615.
CCCTACCGTACCCAATCCTCGACTAAGGATGATCCTGGCTGCGTTTTCATCCCTATCCATCACAAAACCACATTTACAAACGTGTGTCCTAGTGGATAGTGTTTTCTTCACAATTTCACCACAGCTAGAGCATTCTTGGCTTGTGTATTGCGGATTAACCGCAACCGTGACACGTTTAAATACTTTACCAAAATACTCAACCCAGACACGAAACTGATACCAAGATGCGTCATTAATAGACTTAGCTAGACAATGATTTTTCACCATATTTTTAATCCTCAAATCTGTGCGCTAAACGCGCCCCGCTTCGCTAACGTAGGCTATCAAGTCGTTGGACTGAACTACGCACCGTGCTAATTTCACCGCATGGTCTTTACGTTGCCTACTTATTTTGAGGTGGCGTTTACCTAAAATCTGCCTAGCTTTACCCCGATTTTTTGAGCCTTTTACCTTTCTAGAAACACGGCGTTGTGAACGTTTGAGAACTTTCTCGCCTTTACGCAAAAATTTAGGGTTCTCAACTACCAACCCGTCAGAATCGGTGTAGTACTCTTTTAATCCAACATCTAAGCCCACTGTTTTACCAGTTGCTTCTATGTTTTCACAACGGTTTGCATCAACACAAAATTGAACATATACACCATCTGCTCGTTTTACCAATCTCACCCGTTTGATTTGGTTGGGTTGGTAGAAATGCAAATCACGAGTCCCTTTGAGTTTTAGACGACCAATACCTTTTTTGTCAGTAAAGGTTATGGATTTGCGATTATCTGCAAGCTTCCATCCGGTAGATTTGTACTCAACCGAGCGACAATCTTTCTGGAATTGGGGAAAACCTTTCTTGCCAGAGATGCCCTTTTTACAGTTTTCATAAAACCTGGAGATCGATGACCACGCCCGTTCAGCACTAGCTTGACGAGCCATTGAATTGAGTTCATTTGCAAAAGAGAAATTAGCAGCAAGTACAGCGCAATATTTCTGCAAGTCATTTTTACTCGTGCCTTGAACATCCATCCATAGCCGAATACAGCTATTGCGGATGAATTTGGCAGTACGAATTGCATTATCTATTGCCGCTAATTGCGTTGATTTCCCATAAGCTTTGAATTCAAAAACTAGCATCGCTTCACCTCCTCTCTTATACTACAATGCTCGGTATAAGATTAATTGGAATACAATAAAAGTCGCCCTCGAAGTGCCAGGCTTTAGACCCAGTTTTTCGGTAAATTTTACGTCTCTATTTCATCAAATATTTTCTGGTTCAATTAAAAATATATGCTTGACCTGACAAAATTAGCGCGACAAATGCAAGGTTTAAGCCAGCATCTCTCTCAAGAAGCTGTTGCTGGTCGCCAGCGTTTAGAATTAGCGCAACAACATTTAATAAATGCTTACGAATGTCAGCAAGATTTAATTGAACGTCAAGAAAAATGGCGCGATCGCATTTTATTTGCTAATGCTACCCCAATTGAGCCATTAGAAACTCGCATTGATATTCCTATTCCACCGAAAGTACATACCGTTATCGCTACCGACGGTTCACAAATTGCCCCCAGCCACCACGAAATAGCTTATTGTTATCTCTTAAATATTGGCAGAGTCGTTTTACACTACGGTCAAAATCGTCATCCACTACTTGATAGTTTGCCAGAAGTATTTTACCGCCCCGAAGATTTATATGCGTCGCGTCAGTGGGGAATTAGAACAGAAGAATGGATGGGTTTTTGTCGGACTGCGAGTGAAGCAACGGTCTTAGCTGAATTAGCTTGTGCAGCCAAGGGAGATGCGCCAGCCTTAGCAATGGTGGATGGTTCGTTAGTTTATTGGTTTTTAGAACAGTTACCGCTAGAAGCACGCGATCGCATTTTACCGCCGATTTTGCAAGCTTGGCAGCAGCTACGTGATGCAGGAATCCCTTTGATGGGTTATCTCAGCGCCTCTCGGAATGTGGAGGGAATTAACTTTTTACGGTTGATGGCTTGTCCCCATCCGGTTCCTGACTGTGTAAGTTATTGTCCCAACCAGTTAGAAAAAGTTCCTTGCAAAGTATTTGAACCTTTACGAGATACGTCTTTGTGGTCAACTCAACTCCAGCCAGGACAACGCGGCCCTTTATGGCGGAGTAATGCGCGAATTTTAGAGTTTTATGAAGGTCAAAACATTTATTTTTGTTATGTTCACGTAGGTACGGAAATTGCTCGTATTGAAGTCCCTGCTTGGGTTGTGGAAAATACAGCTATGTTTGATGAAGCCTTGGGATTGATGCTGGCGCAAGTTCAAAAAGGATATGGCTACCCAGTGGCGATCGCAGAAGCACATAATCAAGCTGTAGTCAGAGGTGGAGATAAGGCGCGTTTCTTCGCCCTTTTAGAAAAGCAAATGATTAAAGCTGGCTTAAAAAATGTCGGTACTTCTTACAAAGAAGCCAGGAAACGCGGAAGTATCGCTTAAAAATTCAGACATATTAACCTGTAACTTATCACCTGCTATATCCTGCTATATATTGTTTGTCTTTGATTCGCTGATTTTGGTGAAAGTTCTATGTCACGAGGCAACCAAAACTCACAACCTTCTCCCCAAGAACCTTACTCCAGAAAGCCACCAATGTGGAAGGCGGCTATTATCGGAGTGTTGCGGGGGACAATTGGGGTTTTAGAAACAGCCGTGGTGAAATTAGAGGCTGAGTCATCTACAACCAATCCAACTTGGCAGCAGTTTCAGTTAGTCTGGAATGGGTTATTAGCTAAAATTCGCTCTTTATTACCAGCAAGTTTCTCTAGGAAGTTGTCGAACACAACTTTGACAGGAATTATTGCTGGAATTACTTTAGTTTTGGTGATTGGGACAACTTCTAGCTTATTTTCGAGTAAACCTACGGAAATTGCTACCATTCCGCCTGCTGAAGAAGTTCCTGCACCTACGCCTACGCCAACTGTTCCGCCAGAGTCTACAAGATCAGAACCTCAGCCGCCAGTAGAAGTTACGCCAACACCAGAACCGGAACCGGAAGTGACTCCTACACCAACACCGGAACCAGAAGCAGAAGTTACACCTACACCAGAACCACAAGCAGAAGCTACACCAACACCAGAACCGGAACCGGAAGTTACACCTACACCAGAACCAGAACCGACACCAGCAGTAGAATTAACACCAGAACAAATTTTGATTGCAGCAATTGAAAATCAAGTAGCAGAAATTAGCGATCGCTTTGCCTCTGGTCTGATAAAGTCGATTCAAGCCAATTTTCGCACTAGCAATCTCATTATTAAAATTAATGATGATTGGTACTCTCTTAAAGAATCTCAACAAAACAAACTGGCATCAGAAATATTACAGCGTTCTCAAGAACTCAATTTTAGTCATTTAGAAATTTTCGACTCTCAAGATAGATTAGTCGCCCGTAACCCCATTGTCGGTAACGAGATGATTATTTTTAAACGCCGCACCGCAAATTCTACTATTTCAATTCCTGGCTGACGTTCATTGTATATTTAAACTCTTTATATTATGAATGTTATACCTCGTTTGCTAGAGGATTGGCGATCGCTTATAAAATAAGATAGTTAATAAATTCTTTGCAATTGGCTTAAACGCCAATCGATTTAATAAATAAATTCAAAATTATTCTTAAAGGGAGCATGAAACTATGGATATGCAAGTCCTGAGAGAACGTGCTGGACTTAGCCGTGCAGAGGTGGCCTTCAGGCTTGCAATTAGTGAAACCAGTGTACGTAACTGGGAAGCTGGCCGCACTGAACCTACAATGACACCCAAAAAATATCTAGAGGCTATACGTCTATTTGGCTGTACACCAGAAGAATTAGCCTCCGCCAGTGAAAAATCCATCAATCAACGCCATAAACGTAAACCCGGTAGACCAAAGCGTTTTCCTGAAAATTCAGTAGCGCCAGTCCCAGATGCAACTGTTTGTGGTTAAAACAAAAAGTGTGAAGTATGAAGTATGAAATGAAGAAACTTGTATAGTCAGGCTGAACTGTACTAGTTTTGGAAAATTACTCAGCGAGAAGTTGCGTGCGGGGGTTACCCCCGTTGAGCAAACTTCGGTGACTCAATACTTTTTACTCTAACGGTGGTAATGGTTTTGTTACCACCACTTTTCGCGTTAAAATATTTATTTCAGTCACGAAATTTTTTGCATCTGAGGTGTAAAAAACTAGGAAAGTGGATTCATTCGGTTGATGGGTTCCTAATACTTGGTCTACTTGGCGGATAACTTCAGTATAATTTTTGCCAGCAAAATCAGAAACAGCTATAGTTTTGCGATCGCTTGCTGTCAGACGTTTGTCACCATCGCTGTCAGCCGTTACCGCTTCATACCAAATTCCTTGCACGTTTTTGATAACATTTTCAGGAGGTGTTGATAAGCCTAATGTTTGATAGCGTACAAACAACGAGTTATTATTGGGAATTAACTTCCAAGCTGATTGATCACTGGTATTAAAAAATAAAAAATTCCGAATGCTGGCAGCTTCTTTTTCATAGTAAGACTGACGATAATTTTGTTGGGAACTGATCGTTGCCATTAGGTACGGTGTACCTTTAATCACTTCAAATGAACCCAAGCTAAATTGCACTTGAATATCAGAATCAGTTTCTAGATTAACTATGTCACCAACATGACGTTCTCGAAATAATTCTTGATAAATTCGATAAGCTGCATAGCCTAATATCGAAAAAGTCATCAAACCACAAAGTACAATAATTATTGCTCGAATCGTAGTCAAAAAATTCGGAAATCTAAATCTACTCATGTTCTGGATGATGCTGAATAACAGCGAGATACAACCGTAATTGTGACAAGTTATGTATATACTAAATAAACATTATTGAGTATTGAATTCAGTAGATTTACTAATATTTCAAAAACTCATCTCCAACTAGTGCGATCGCTCACCGTATTTGCTACGGCAGCGCGATAAGATTCTAAAACAACCGTCGTAACTAAAGGTTTAAATGGCAGAAACATTATTTTTCAACGCTCTGCGGGAAGCCATTGATGAAGAAATGGCGCGTGATTCCAGTGTATTTGTTCTGGGTGAAGACGTAGGACATTATGGCGGTTCCTATAAAGTCACCAAAGACTTGTACAAAAAGTATGGTGACTTGAGGGTTTTAGACACTC
Coding sequences within:
- a CDS encoding DNA-binding transcriptional regulator; the protein is MDMQVLRERAGLSRAEVAFRLAISETSVRNWEAGRTEPTMTPKKYLEAIRLFGCTPEELASASEKSINQRHKRKPGRPKRFPENSVAPVPDATVCG
- a CDS encoding DNA double-strand break repair nuclease NurA produces the protein MLDLTKLARQMQGLSQHLSQEAVAGRQRLELAQQHLINAYECQQDLIERQEKWRDRILFANATPIEPLETRIDIPIPPKVHTVIATDGSQIAPSHHEIAYCYLLNIGRVVLHYGQNRHPLLDSLPEVFYRPEDLYASRQWGIRTEEWMGFCRTASEATVLAELACAAKGDAPALAMVDGSLVYWFLEQLPLEARDRILPPILQAWQQLRDAGIPLMGYLSASRNVEGINFLRLMACPHPVPDCVSYCPNQLEKVPCKVFEPLRDTSLWSTQLQPGQRGPLWRSNARILEFYEGQNIYFCYVHVGTEIARIEVPAWVVENTAMFDEALGLMLAQVQKGYGYPVAIAEAHNQAVVRGGDKARFFALLEKQMIKAGLKNVGTSYKEARKRGSIA